The Aeoliella mucimassa genome includes the window CACGCAGCACGATGTTGTAACCGACCTCTTGGTCGTGCGACAAATCGGCTGGCTTCACCTTCGCAGCACAACGAACCAGAGCAACACCACCGCCGGGAAGAATGCCTTCTTCCACAGCAGCACGAGTGGCGTGCAGGGCGTCTTCGACGCGAGCCTTCTTTTCCTTCATCTCGCTTTCGGTCGCAGCGCCAACATTAACCTTGGCAACGCCGCCCGAGAGCTTGGCCAAACGCTCTTCCAGCTTCTCGCGATCGTAGTCGCTGCTGGTGTTTTCGATCTCGCGACGGATCTGGTCGATGCGACCCTTGATGTCGCCGCTCTTGCCAGCACCTTCGATGATCGTGGTGTTGTCCTTGTCGACCATCACCTTCTTCGCACGACCGAGTTCGGCCAGGCCGATCGAGTCGAGCTTGATGCCGAGGTCTTCGAAGATCGCCTGACCACCGGTCAGCACAGCGATGTCTTCGAGCATGGCCTTACGGCGATCGCCGAAGCCAGGAGCCTTTACAGCAACCACGTTGAAGGTGCCGCGGAGCTTGTTGATCACCAAGGTCGCGAGGGCTTCGCCATCGACGTCTTCGGCAATAATCAACAATGGCTTGCCACTGTTCACCACGGCTTCGAGCACAGGGACCAAGTCCTTGATGTTCGAAATCTTCTTCTCGTGAACCAGCACGTAGCAGTCTTCCAGCTCCGCGTGCATCGATTGCGGATCGGTCACGAAGTAAGGCGACAGGTAGCCGCGGTCGAACTGCATGCCCTCGACCCACTCGACTTCGGTAGCCAGCGACTTGCCTTCGTCGACGGTAATCACGCCGTCCTTGCCGACCTTTTCCATAGCCTTCGACAGCATCTCACCGATTTCGGTGTCGCCGTTCGAAGCCACGGTACCGACCTGAGCCATCTCTTCGGTGCTCTTGACCTTGATGCTCATCTTCTTGAGCTGCTCGGTCA containing:
- the groL gene encoding chaperonin GroEL (60 kDa chaperone family; promotes refolding of misfolded polypeptides especially under stressful conditions; forms two stacked rings of heptamers to form a barrel-shaped 14mer; ends can be capped by GroES; misfolded proteins enter the barrel where they are refolded when GroES binds) — protein: MAKMIAFDQEARDAMRRGVQKLARAVKVTLGPKGRNVILQKSFGSPTVTKDGVSVAKEIELEDTYENMGAQMVKEVASKTSDVAGDGTTTATVLAEAIFNEGLKAVVAGVNPVQMKQGIEKAVDDVTEQLKKMSIKVKSTEEMAQVGTVASNGDTEIGEMLSKAMEKVGKDGVITVDEGKSLATEVEWVEGMQFDRGYLSPYFVTDPQSMHAELEDCYVLVHEKKISNIKDLVPVLEAVVNSGKPLLIIAEDVDGEALATLVINKLRGTFNVVAVKAPGFGDRRKAMLEDIAVLTGGQAIFEDLGIKLDSIGLAELGRAKKVMVDKDNTTIIEGAGKSGDIKGRIDQIRREIENTSSDYDREKLEERLAKLSGGVAKVNVGAATESEMKEKKARVEDALHATRAAVEEGILPGGGVALVRCAAKVKPADLSHDQEVGYNIVLRAARAPLTSIANNAGKDGGVVCEKVASESGNNGYNAATDEYVDMVKAGVIDPVKVTRTALQNAASVATLLLTSDALIADAPKKGKAAGGPGMDEMY